Proteins encoded by one window of Oculatellaceae cyanobacterium:
- a CDS encoding CheR family methyltransferase, whose product MVQATIEALLRQKIGLETASIGSNTIARAIRQRMSDCGLSDMQEYVLRLQASALEMEELIETIVVPETWFFRDRQPFNFLGTYVITEWLPKHPGGILRVLSVPCSTGEEPYSIAIALIEAGLATKNFRIDAVDISKRALAKAQRAVYERNSFRGNDINFRDRYFQKTADGYQLYETISSTVNFINANLLDPWFLLDQLPYDIIFCRNLLIYLDNTARERAIKVIDRLLTKKGLLFVGHSETGQVLNNKFTSVRHSLAFAYRKLETETKVEAVSKSKYTNLLAKPSQTQQSTSVHNLPANNTPLADLLAAQSSSKLNPPVQKPQPIKKWEQTQEVSTTDSTADKSTIAKSQQLLLDTARNLANQGTLDQAASLCETYLHQNRINPEAYVLLGEVHQASGKEDQAEECYNKAIYLEPNHYEALMHLVLIKERRGDIVSASILRQRIQRIAN is encoded by the coding sequence ATGGTACAGGCAACTATTGAGGCTTTGCTCAGGCAAAAAATCGGATTGGAAACAGCTTCAATTGGCTCTAATACGATCGCGCGAGCGATCCGCCAACGTATGAGTGATTGCGGTTTGTCAGATATGCAAGAGTATGTGTTGCGACTGCAAGCTTCAGCACTGGAAATGGAGGAACTGATTGAAACAATAGTAGTACCAGAAACTTGGTTTTTCCGCGATCGCCAGCCATTTAATTTTTTAGGAACTTATGTCATTACTGAATGGTTGCCCAAACATCCAGGCGGTATCCTGCGGGTGTTAAGTGTGCCTTGTTCGACAGGTGAAGAACCATATTCGATCGCGATCGCTTTAATAGAGGCTGGGTTAGCAACAAAAAACTTTCGCATTGATGCGGTTGATATCAGTAAAAGAGCGTTGGCAAAAGCTCAACGGGCAGTTTACGAGCGCAATTCTTTTCGCGGGAATGACATTAATTTTCGCGATCGTTATTTTCAAAAAACTGCTGATGGCTATCAGTTATACGAAACCATTAGCAGCACAGTTAATTTTATCAATGCCAATTTACTAGATCCTTGGTTTTTACTCGACCAACTACCTTATGACATAATTTTCTGCCGCAATCTGTTAATTTATCTGGATAATACAGCGAGAGAACGAGCGATCAAAGTAATTGATCGGCTGTTAACTAAAAAAGGATTGCTATTTGTAGGACACTCGGAAACAGGACAAGTATTAAACAATAAATTTACCTCAGTTCGTCATTCTTTAGCTTTTGCATACCGAAAGCTAGAAACCGAAACTAAGGTTGAGGCAGTCAGTAAAAGTAAGTATACAAATTTACTAGCAAAGCCATCTCAAACTCAACAATCTACTTCCGTCCATAATTTACCAGCTAATAATACTCCGCTTGCCGATCTCCTAGCGGCGCAATCTAGTTCAAAGCTCAACCCACCAGTTCAGAAGCCACAACCGATTAAAAAGTGGGAACAGACTCAGGAGGTTAGCACAACAGACTCCACTGCTGATAAATCTACTATTGCTAAAAGTCAGCAATTACTGCTGGATACTGCTAGAAATTTAGCGAATCAGGGAACCTTAGATCAGGCTGCTAGCTTGTGCGAAACTTACCTGCATCAAAACCGGATCAATCCAGAAGCTTACGTGCTTTTGGGAGAAGTCCATCAGGCATCGGGTAAAGAAGACCAAGCTGAAGAATGTTATAACAAAGCGATTTATTTAGAACCTAATCATTATGAAGCGCTAATGCACTTAGTTTTAATAAAAGAACGTCGTGGCGATATTGTTAGTGCATCTATATTGCGACAGCGTATCCAACGGATAGCTAATTGA
- a CDS encoding chemotaxis protein CheW — MLLLLFYAGDERYALETKRVVEVVPLIALKKLHHAPEYVAGLFNYRGQIVPVIDLCLLIQGTPCRRYLSTRIIMVNYLGSHVGNSSSSQHQPHLLGLMAERVTDTLNKAEGDFVAPGIALDTAPYLGEILTDEKGMIQFVRIDNLLPESQLINLLPAQEAKEVPVASFKAAE, encoded by the coding sequence GTGCTATTGTTACTGTTCTACGCAGGCGACGAGCGTTATGCCCTCGAAACTAAGCGAGTAGTTGAGGTAGTCCCGCTCATTGCCCTGAAAAAGCTGCACCACGCTCCTGAGTACGTTGCTGGTTTATTTAACTATCGCGGTCAAATAGTTCCAGTTATCGATCTCTGCCTATTGATTCAAGGCACTCCCTGTCGTAGGTACTTAAGCACTCGCATCATTATGGTTAATTACCTGGGTAGTCATGTGGGTAATAGCAGTTCTTCTCAGCATCAGCCACATCTGTTGGGATTAATGGCAGAGCGAGTTACAGACACTTTAAATAAGGCAGAAGGTGATTTTGTGGCTCCAGGGATTGCTCTAGATACTGCGCCTTACCTGGGAGAAATACTGACTGACGAGAAAGGCATGATTCAATTTGTGCGGATTGATAATTTGTTGCCAGAGTCGCAGTTAATTAATCTGCTGCCCGCGCAAGAAGCTAAAGAAGTGCCTGTAGCTTCTTTCAAAGCGGCAGAGTAA